Genomic window (Vigna unguiculata cultivar IT97K-499-35 chromosome 10, ASM411807v1, whole genome shotgun sequence):
GGTATAAATGTTTTTGTTGAGCTTCCATTCACTAACACAAAGATTGAAGCAGAGTCCAAACATCCTATAATTCACTTAATCCATTTGGGATTAAATCCTAATATTTCCATCACGTAAGATAGAAATTCCAAATTTATTCAATCACaagctttttcaaaatatacttttataatgaCCTCACTGtcttttctatttaatttcatCCACCACTTCATCGGCAACAACTACATTGTCCAATAATTCTCTTCCTTTAGTGAAAGCTAACTATTTTATTGGTAAACTTATGTAAAACCTTCATTTTATTTGAGAGAATTCTAGATATTATCTTGTACACACTACTAACTAATTGTATAAGTCTTCATTCATTTAAATCTTGTGGATTTTCTACTGTATAGGTATAATGTAATGAATGATGCATTGCAATCCCTTGgtatttttctctctcaagAAAGTAATTTACTAATCCGAACTCCTAACATCACCCTTGTGTTCATTCACATGTTTCTATCCAATTAGATCTAGATTTTTGTTTCTGAAtagtctctattttttttttcaataatcaaataattGTTTTCTCTTTATCTTACTTTGATTGCCTAGGTCATGTTCTTCATCCCATTTTTCTACATTGCTTATATCTGAAATATTTGATTGGTCAAGTTTAGGTGTCCGACccttttgaaaattgtttgaattgattgaaaatgttaatattaatctttgaaattgaaatttctcTTTTGTATAACTTGATGTCCAATTTGGAGGTGTTATGCTATCAAATGTTTGGGAAGTTGAAGTGCATGGATTACTAGTTGTGCGTGTTTATGAATAATCGTTccattataaaaatgttttaagaagtaaataattgtaataaaacTTAGGTGGTGACATAAAAGTTTGAGTTCACAGTTTAGTGTTCAGctcaattcaaatattaaattgttgTAGTAAATCGTGATCACCTAATAAATATACtggagtgaaaaaaaaaaaaaacgtgccACTTGTAAAAAAGTTTCCAATATTCTCGTGTAGACCttattttctgtcatgctaaAAAAATATCCCGAAACAATAATTGTGTGATGAGAGTGACCCAATCGCATATGCCCACAGTTCCTTTTTGATTCCATGAAGTCCCCCATCAAAAGAAGAATATCCATAGTTAGAGTCTCTTGCGTCTTAGATTCCTCCCTTTGCACCCACTCACACACgttctctctcttccttcctTGCACAACCTACAACTTACCATATAATTAACCCAAGGCTGTAACTTTATATTATTCTTCTCACGCATTTGCAATCATCATGAACAACTCTACAACGTTGTCTCTCTCTATAAATCCTTCTCTCTCTCCTCCTTTTCCTTCACCTGCCACACTCATCACAACCCCCTCTTCTTTTTCCACATTCCGTCAGAATTCTTTGAGATTTGCGTTTTATCGATCCTTTGGGTCAAAACCCATTGCTTCCTTTTGCAGAAAAGCAAGATTGTGCTCTCTTCAGGGGTCATCGAGTGCGAAAAGTAGAAAAAGTTTCGCGCTTGGAGCCACCGAAATGACTATAGCAGAGGATTGTTTGTTGGAGGCAGTGGAGGAGGAAGAGGGTCCTCCTGATTTTTCTCTGCTTGATCCTGAGAGCAATTCGAGGCCTCGTAGAATTGCTCTCTTCGTTGAGCCTTCTCCTTTTGCGTGAGTTGATTTCTTATCTGAATCTGCAATGTGCGCTGTTTGTATGTAGAAATCTAACCATAATGCAACCCCTTCTCCTTATttagtgtttttcttttaaagatgaAATGCGGGAGTTGGGTTAGGACAGCGTTGAATTTTAGTTTCTGATGCAGCTGACTAGTCTTGTTCTGATTCAGTATTGACTTTATGGTTTTTGATGAATTTGCTGCTGACCATTAAAAGATCAGATGGATTTGAATTTGGTTTTCGTggacatatatttttttgttttaatagaaatagaaagtttttgttttataatgctttttttaatcattttttttttatgatttaactAAGCTAGCTTTGTCTATGCATGTTTAGGAATAACCTTTTACTAGGTTAAAACTAATTCTTTTGATCACCATCATAAACGTGCTTCTGAGCTGTTTTCTGCTTATTTGGAATGTAAAATTGGATGTTTTGCAACTTATGAATGCTTGAGTGACCTGACATAAGGTTTAGGTAAAGTTGGTGGGTAATTAACCTCACATGTTTTCTACTTTGTGCGCATTACATTCCCAATAAGTTCTGTGATAAACATTCAGTTTAAATTGAAGAAGAGGTGTTCCTGTTCCCTTCCACAGCAGACACCACACATCAATAGTACTAAGTGTAATGCAATATCTATTTTGCAGATATGTCTCAGGATACAAAAATCGTTTccagaattttataaaataccttcGTGAAATGGGAGATGAGGTAACTTTTCTTCCCTGTTGTTTACTCATGTCCTGTATTTTACTGTGACACAGTAAAGCAAATGTTTGGCATTATTGGTGCATGTTGTAGGTAATGGTTGTGACAACACATGAAGGAGTACCCAAGGAATTTCATGGAGCCAAATTAATTGGATCGCGAAGGTTGCGGCCTTTGACTTCTTTAgttttgttataatatttttgcttTTAGGCCATAAGGAACTTGAATTTATGTTTCTTCATTGTTGTCGTTCAATgcttaaatttataaatggCCATCGTATTCATATAGATTTTAGATTccatatatttattcatattcataagtttttaaatttgactttTATACTCAAAATTAGATTTTAGAACGGTCTTATTTAAAAGCTAATGTTCTTTGAAAGTTATGGTTGCTACCACTGTCATTGTTTTGAACTAATAGTcttcatttaaacaaaaaaaaaaaaaaacaattgtaaaaTGCAGCTTCCCCTGTCCATGGTATCAAAAGGTACCCCTTTCTTTAGCACTTAGTCCAAGAATAATTTCTGCAGTTGCTCAGTTTAAGCCAGACATAATACATGCATCATCACCAGGCATAATGGTTAGTGTAAAATTCCTCTATTTCTTTATTCGTTATCTACAGCATTGGAAAGAACAATGTTGttgtaaaaactcatttatatCATTATTGAGGCTGGTTGAATTTTCAGGTGTTTGGTGCCCTTATCATCGCAAAACTGCTAAGTGTTCCTATTGTCATGTCCTATCACACGCACGTACCAGTGTAAGTTACATATTTTAGGTTAGTTTGGATAAATTTCTCATTCATTAAAACCAACTTGCATTTCAAGTTTGGAGAAGTTTTTATTGACATCGTTTGGAAAAGTTAGATGACAAAACTTGTAGAAAAAATTGAATTGGTTAATTTGATTCATTTTATCTCTGTATTCTCTTCTCTTCTAAGGACTAGTTGAAGTTTATGCAAACCGAACATTACTCACATTTCATATTTTCTGAATGTATTCACATTTTCGACGCTATGATGTTTATACTTCAGATTGAATCGTCTACTCATTGTGATTGACCTTAATATTTTTCCAGATACATTCCAAGATACACCTTTAGCTGGTTGGTGCAACCCATGTGGTGGGTCATAAGTATGTATATGCGCTCGTGGTTTCTTTTTCTCACTTTGACTCATTATTGTGAAATAACATGATTTTACTGTTATACACAGAATTTCTGCATACAGCAGCTGATCTTACTCTGGTGCCATCAGCTGCCATTGGAAGGGATCTTGAAGCAGCTAGAGCAACAGCAGGTGAACTCAAACACCCTTATCAAGTGATTTCTTGGAGCTGTGCTCTGTTAACATGAGCTGAGCAATAACATTTCTTTATGAACCTTTGTCAATGCTGCAGTCTTTTTGTCTTTAACTCGAATCTTCTGTTGATGTCCAGCTAACAAGATTCGTCTTTGGAACAAGGGTGTTGATTCTGAAAGTTTCCATCCACGATTCAAGTCTCATGAAATGAGACTAAGACTGAGGTACTGACCATTTGTCATTTTCATGTTTCCGGAGTTTGACATTCAATGGTGTTTCCACTTATTCTAAATCTTGTTTCATACAGCAATGGTGAACCTGATAAGCCCTTAATAGTTCACGTGGGACGGCTGGGAGTCGAGAAGAGTTTAGATTTTCTCAGAAGGTAGAGAACATTGTGAAAATTTCAGAAAACATGAACGTATGATTTTGCAGTCCATCAAGTGGAACACTGTCGAAAAATTTTCGTTAGTTACTAATGTCCTGAAGCTTAAAGATGGTTAGAACTTTTTGAAgatatgttttataaatttttctttagaaaagtTCCTGTTTGTTTCTTCTGTTTCTCAGTTCTTTAGAGTCCATGCCAAACCATTTGATGAATATTTATcatatgtaaaattaatatttgtatccttcgttttcaaatttaaacatgttTTGGCAGTCTCATGGATAGCCTTCCTGAAGCACGAATTGCCTTTATCGGAGATGGACCATACAGGTGACTTGTGATGTgtccttgttttcttt
Coding sequences:
- the LOC114167025 gene encoding sulfoquinovosyl transferase SQD2-like — translated: MNNSTTLSLSINPSLSPPFPSPATLITTPSSFSTFRQNSLRFAFYRSFGSKPIASFCRKARLCSLQGSSSAKSRKSFALGATEMTIAEDCLLEAVEEEEGPPDFSLLDPESNSRPRRIALFVEPSPFAYVSGYKNRFQNFIKYLREMGDEVMVVTTHEGVPKEFHGAKLIGSRSFPCPWYQKVPLSLALSPRIISAVAQFKPDIIHASSPGIMVFGALIIAKLLSVPIVMSYHTHVPVYIPRYTFSWLVQPMWWVIKFLHTAADLTLVPSAAIGRDLEAARATAANKIRLWNKGVDSESFHPRFKSHEMRLRLSNGEPDKPLIVHVGRLGVEKSLDFLRSLMDSLPEARIAFIGDGPYREDLEKLFEGMPAVFTGMLGGEELSQAYASGDVFVMPSESETLGLVVLEAMSSGIPVVGARAGGIPDIIPEDQDGKIGFLYTPGDLEDCLSKLKPLLDDKDLRETMGIAARLEMEKYDWRAATRKIRNENYNAAIWFWNKKRAQLLRPFQWLAKRIFPSSPDQEGNSQGC